One window of the Pyrinomonadaceae bacterium genome contains the following:
- a CDS encoding Calx-beta domain-containing protein, translating to MRPKLTKTANLIASKHNPPIRRFAAFTYIAAMVAMTICLALLLNAGDVAVKASKTGIGQDQKRAGQKKERQSAAQDDQQSQIPGAEQGAPPANDTSGSKSTSRSSGLKTAPAAMTFVVTVTNNDNGVCDASCSLREAINAANANVDPANPDTIQFNIPGGGLQTINITGSTPQITDPVIIDGYTQPGSSANTNPITMGSNAVLNVELNGTSSGFNGLDINTDNCVVRGLVINRFGGFGIVIRAGGENNIIAGNFIGTDPTGTIDRGNTSVGVGSFAPNNTIGGINPADRNIISGNNSHAVQISGTSSPASTNKVQGNFIGTDKTGTVAIANSGLGVGIFSSNNNTIGGTVAGARNVIGGNTASEIQITGEPSDANVVQGNIIGLDVTGNVEFEASLFTFGDGVSVLSGADNNTIGGTTADARNIISGANGDGVEINGTSTTGNVVQGNYIGTDATGTAARGNTTGVKLQNQINMTLGGTAAGAGNLISGNGFGGISIQGSSGSGNLVQGNLIGTDKNGTAAVGNGSFGVIITGASSNTVGGTTVGARNIISGNSRGVSIEGATLDAGSNTIQGNYIGVDINAAPLGNTGEGVTINFSPNNTIGGAAPGAGNIISNSGDHGVLIEGDATSGNNTIQSNTIANSGGDGVFVDSSAQNTIETNSIFGSGGLGIDLSPNNVTANDTNDPDNGANNRQNYPILNLPTNSGGNINISGTLNSTPSTQFRLEFFSNPTCDSSGFGEGQTFVGTTDVTTPAGGSINFNHVVPAIPAGHFLTATATAPNGDTSEFSQCAQEGPPAVSLAFSAAVIDDSAGNANGLIDVNECISLNIELRNRGGVGATAISTVLSSQTAGVTVTQPNSAYSDLATGNTGVNATPFKVSVPPGFGCGAPIALRITATTAQGVFIVDFQLPTNVPAVTSTFNTSGPAVPIPDDETNVANMPLNVSGIIGPITKVRVKMFITHPVSDDLDISLVGPDGTEVFLALGNGGDANFGTDCPADANDTIFDDDADTPIDDGDNPFVGTFRPVDDLTPFINKSGASVNGTWNLRVEDTFSGDAGTIQCWALEITSTPAVSSTFNSAGPVAIPDNNPSGAELPVTVSGVTGPIAKALVNLHLTHGSTDDLDISLVGPDGTTINLSSDNGAGANYGTDCPADANDTVFDDSAEDSITDGDNAFVGTFQPEQALIAFNGKSGAAVNGSWKLKVVDDETGVAGNIECWTLTILTVACANGGGECAIPPAPEINVSGNSVSITDGDNSPTATDHTDFGGALINGGTVSRIFTIENTGPLALNLTGTPKVTIGGANAGDFSVTVQPSSPVSSGGGTTTFTVQFDPTASGLRTATLSIANDDNDENPYDFAIQGTGVAEVTVEVSPASVMENDASNLVYTFTRNDTNGALTVNFSVGGTATFNSDYTQTGAATFTSSTGTVTFDAGSATKTVTVDPTPDTADEPNETAILTVTAGAGYNVGSPASATGTITDDDPTPSLSIADVELNEGNTGTTAFTFTVTLSHPSSGTVTVDYATQNDSAIAPGDYSAISPAQTLTFVPGDTSEQFTIQVNGDTSVETNETFFANLSNNSANATMADGQAVGTINNDDTDVTVAVSPASVSEDGATNLVYTFTRTGVNSGALTVNFSVGGTATFDTDYSQTGAATFTSATGTVTFDAGNSTATVTIDPTADLTSESDETVILTVTSGAGYTIGSPAQATGTISNDDAGGGNIRFSAANYNTTEDSGSTTITVERVGDTTQVVTVDYATPDDSAAMTVVPCATTSGLASPRCDFTTALGTLRFAAGETSKTFTVLISQDNYVEGAETLSLTLSNPTGGAVLGTPSTATLTIADDVTEPATSPIDDPENFVRQHYHDFLNREPDPAGLAFWTNEITSCGANVQCIEAKRIAVSASFFLSIEFQDTGYLVERIYKASYGDATGTSNIGSPHTLPVPIVKFSEFMPDTQKISQGVIVLQPGWETVLENNKQAFVSEFVQRSRFATAYPTTLTPAAFVDALFANAGVTPSTTDRDAAINEFGVAVNTADLAARGRALRRVAENSTLKANEMNRAFVLMQYFGYLRRDPNAAQDTDHSGYDFWLTKLNQFNGNFIQAEMVKAFLSSIEYRERFGP from the coding sequence ATGAGACCCAAACTCACGAAAACTGCGAATTTGATCGCCAGTAAGCACAATCCCCCCATTCGCCGATTTGCCGCGTTTACTTATATTGCGGCGATGGTCGCCATGACCATTTGTCTGGCCCTGCTTCTAAACGCAGGTGACGTGGCCGTGAAGGCCAGCAAGACGGGAATTGGACAGGATCAGAAACGCGCCGGTCAGAAAAAGGAAAGGCAGTCGGCAGCGCAAGACGATCAACAGAGCCAGATTCCGGGAGCCGAACAGGGCGCGCCGCCAGCCAACGACACCTCGGGCAGTAAGTCCACTTCGAGGTCCAGTGGCCTGAAGACGGCCCCAGCGGCAATGACATTCGTGGTCACCGTGACGAACAACGACAACGGTGTTTGTGACGCAAGCTGCTCTCTGCGCGAAGCGATCAACGCCGCGAACGCCAACGTTGATCCCGCGAATCCGGATACGATTCAATTCAACATCCCCGGTGGGGGTCTTCAGACGATCAACATCACCGGCTCGACTCCACAGATCACCGACCCGGTGATCATCGACGGCTACACTCAGCCTGGCTCAAGTGCGAACACTAATCCCATAACCATGGGAAGCAACGCCGTGCTTAACGTTGAGCTAAACGGCACTTCTTCCGGTTTTAACGGGCTCGACATCAACACGGACAACTGTGTGGTTCGGGGACTGGTTATTAACCGCTTTGGTGGTTTTGGAATCGTGATTAGAGCGGGCGGCGAGAACAACATCATCGCGGGCAACTTCATAGGCACGGATCCCACGGGGACGATTGACCGTGGCAACACCTCGGTAGGCGTCGGTTCTTTCGCGCCAAATAACACGATCGGCGGCATCAACCCGGCTGATCGCAACATCATCTCAGGGAACAATAGTCATGCTGTGCAAATTTCCGGCACCAGCAGTCCGGCGAGCACTAATAAGGTCCAGGGTAACTTTATCGGCACCGATAAGACCGGCACAGTGGCAATTGCCAACAGCGGACTCGGCGTCGGCATATTCTCTTCAAATAACAACACCATTGGCGGCACCGTCGCGGGCGCGCGCAACGTGATCGGCGGAAACACGGCGAGCGAAATCCAGATAACCGGTGAGCCTTCTGATGCCAACGTGGTGCAAGGCAACATCATCGGTCTCGACGTGACGGGCAATGTCGAGTTTGAGGCGAGCCTGTTTACTTTTGGAGACGGCGTGAGCGTACTGTCCGGAGCGGACAACAATACTATCGGGGGAACGACAGCAGACGCGCGCAACATCATCTCAGGCGCAAATGGCGACGGCGTCGAGATCAATGGCACCAGTACGACCGGGAATGTGGTCCAGGGCAACTACATCGGCACCGACGCGACGGGCACGGCCGCGCGCGGCAACACCACCGGGGTCAAACTACAGAACCAGATCAACATGACGCTCGGAGGCACGGCGGCTGGGGCGGGCAATCTGATCTCAGGTAACGGCTTCGGAGGAATTTCGATCCAGGGCAGTTCGGGATCGGGAAACCTTGTGCAGGGCAATCTAATTGGGACGGATAAGAACGGCACCGCCGCGGTCGGTAACGGATCTTTCGGGGTCATCATCACCGGCGCCTCCAGCAACACCGTTGGCGGTACGACCGTGGGGGCGCGGAACATTATTTCCGGTAACTCAAGAGGCGTGTCGATCGAAGGCGCAACACTCGACGCGGGCAGCAATACTATCCAGGGCAATTATATCGGTGTAGACATTAACGCCGCTCCGCTGGGCAATACCGGCGAAGGCGTGACCATAAACTTCTCTCCTAATAACACCATCGGCGGCGCCGCGCCCGGCGCCGGTAACATCATTTCAAACAGTGGAGATCACGGCGTCCTGATCGAGGGCGATGCGACATCGGGCAACAACACTATTCAGAGCAATACGATTGCGAACAGCGGCGGCGACGGGGTGTTTGTCGACTCCAGCGCGCAGAACACGATTGAAACAAACTCGATTTTCGGAAGTGGCGGTCTCGGGATCGATCTAAGTCCCAACAATGTGACGGCGAACGACACGAACGATCCGGATAACGGCGCCAACAACCGGCAGAACTATCCTATCCTCAACCTTCCGACGAACTCCGGCGGCAATATCAACATCAGCGGCACGCTCAACAGCACGCCAAGTACGCAGTTTCGTCTGGAATTTTTCTCGAATCCTACCTGCGACAGCTCAGGATTTGGCGAGGGACAAACCTTCGTGGGTACCACCGACGTTACTACGCCCGCCGGCGGCAGTATCAACTTTAATCATGTCGTGCCGGCTATCCCGGCCGGCCATTTTCTGACCGCCACGGCGACCGCGCCGAACGGCGATACCTCCGAATTCTCACAATGCGCGCAGGAAGGACCGCCCGCAGTGTCGCTCGCATTCAGCGCGGCTGTGATCGACGACAGCGCTGGCAATGCGAACGGCTTGATTGATGTCAACGAATGCATCTCGCTCAACATCGAGTTGCGAAACCGCGGGGGCGTTGGCGCCACCGCCATCTCGACGGTGCTCTCCAGCCAAACCGCGGGCGTCACTGTCACTCAGCCGAACTCTGCCTATTCTGATCTCGCGACGGGTAATACCGGCGTGAACGCTACGCCCTTTAAAGTGAGCGTTCCACCGGGTTTTGGCTGCGGCGCGCCGATCGCGTTGCGAATAACTGCGACGACTGCCCAAGGCGTCTTCATAGTGGATTTCCAACTTCCCACTAACGTCCCAGCGGTGACTTCTACCTTTAACACGAGCGGTCCGGCCGTGCCGATTCCCGATGATGAAACGAACGTGGCTAACATGCCGCTGAATGTCAGCGGGATCATCGGACCAATAACCAAGGTCCGGGTGAAGATGTTTATCACGCATCCCGTTTCGGACGACCTGGACATCAGTCTCGTCGGGCCGGACGGAACTGAAGTATTCCTTGCGCTCGGCAATGGCGGCGATGCAAATTTCGGTACCGACTGCCCTGCGGATGCCAATGACACAATCTTTGACGACGACGCGGATACACCCATCGATGACGGCGATAATCCTTTTGTCGGCACATTCCGACCGGTTGACGATCTCACCCCCTTTATCAATAAGTCGGGGGCGTCAGTCAACGGCACCTGGAACCTGCGCGTAGAAGACACGTTTTCAGGTGACGCCGGCACGATCCAGTGCTGGGCGCTGGAGATTACTTCGACACCTGCGGTCAGCTCCACATTCAACTCGGCGGGTCCGGTAGCGATTCCGGACAATAACCCGAGCGGGGCTGAGTTGCCGGTAACTGTGTCCGGCGTGACAGGTCCGATTGCCAAGGCGCTGGTCAATCTACATTTGACGCACGGATCTACGGACGATCTGGACATCAGTCTTGTCGGCCCTGACGGCACGACTATTAACCTCTCCTCCGATAACGGAGCGGGAGCAAACTACGGAACAGATTGTCCCGCCGACGCTAACGACACAGTCTTCGATGACTCTGCCGAGGATTCCATTACCGATGGCGACAATGCTTTCGTCGGCACCTTCCAGCCCGAGCAAGCTCTCATCGCCTTCAACGGCAAATCTGGTGCGGCGGTCAACGGCAGTTGGAAACTGAAGGTGGTCGACGACGAGACGGGAGTCGCGGGCAACATCGAGTGCTGGACACTCACTATCCTTACCGTCGCATGCGCCAACGGCGGTGGCGAGTGCGCAATCCCTCCGGCCCCGGAGATTAACGTCAGCGGCAATAGCGTTTCGATCACCGACGGCGACAATTCTCCCACCGCGACCGATCACACAGATTTTGGTGGCGCCCTGATTAACGGCGGCACCGTTTCACGCATTTTCACGATCGAGAACACCGGCCCTCTGGCGCTCAACCTCACCGGCACGCCCAAAGTGACAATCGGCGGCGCGAATGCTGGAGACTTCAGCGTGACCGTGCAGCCTTCTTCGCCTGTCAGCAGCGGCGGCGGCACAACCACCTTCACAGTTCAATTCGATCCCACTGCTTCAGGGCTGCGCACGGCGACCTTGAGTATCGCCAATGACGATAACGACGAAAATCCTTATGACTTTGCGATCCAGGGTACGGGCGTCGCGGAGGTAACCGTAGAGGTGTCGCCTGCTTCAGTAATGGAAAATGACGCCTCGAATCTCGTTTACACCTTCACTCGTAACGACACGAACGGCGCGCTCACGGTGAACTTCTCAGTTGGCGGTACCGCCACTTTCAATTCCGATTACACCCAGACAGGCGCCGCCACCTTTACCTCTTCAACCGGTACGGTGACGTTTGACGCCGGCAGCGCCACCAAAACTGTAACCGTCGACCCAACACCCGATACCGCCGATGAGCCGAACGAAACAGCAATTCTGACAGTGACGGCGGGAGCAGGCTATAACGTCGGCAGCCCGGCTTCGGCCACCGGCACCATCACCGACGACGACCCGACGCCTTCACTCTCGATTGCTGACGTGGAGCTGAATGAAGGGAATACCGGGACCACCGCCTTCACGTTCACCGTAACGCTCTCGCATCCTTCTTCCGGGACTGTGACCGTTGACTACGCTACTCAAAATGACTCGGCCATCGCCCCGGGCGATTACTCCGCCATCAGTCCGGCGCAGACATTGACCTTTGTCCCAGGCGACACGAGTGAACAATTCACCATCCAGGTGAACGGAGACACCTCGGTTGAAACCAACGAGACCTTCTTCGCTAACCTGAGCAACAACTCCGCCAACGCGACTATGGCAGATGGCCAGGCAGTGGGCACGATCAACAACGACGACACGGATGTGACCGTGGCTGTGTCACCTGCGTCGGTATCTGAAGATGGGGCGACGAATCTCGTTTACACGTTCACGCGCACGGGTGTTAACAGTGGCGCGTTGACGGTGAACTTCTCGGTCGGCGGCACGGCAACCTTCGATACTGATTACTCGCAGACGGGCGCCGCCACCTTTACGTCTGCAACTGGTACGGTGACGTTTGACGCCGGGAACTCTACTGCGACGGTCACCATTGATCCGACAGCCGACCTGACCTCTGAATCGGATGAAACCGTAATCCTGACTGTGACTTCGGGCGCTGGCTACACCATAGGCAGTCCCGCTCAGGCAACCGGAACGATCAGCAACGACGACGCCGGGGGCGGAAACATCAGATTCAGCGCGGCGAATTACAACACGACCGAAGACTCCGGCTCAACGACGATTACCGTGGAAAGAGTCGGCGATACTACCCAAGTGGTGACCGTGGACTATGCCACGCCGGACGACAGCGCGGCGATGACAGTGGTTCCGTGCGCCACCACTAGCGGGCTGGCTTCGCCGCGGTGCGATTTCACCACGGCGCTGGGCACGCTGCGGTTCGCGGCGGGCGAAACCTCGAAGACCTTCACGGTCCTGATCTCACAGGACAATTATGTGGAAGGAGCAGAGACCCTATCACTGACGCTCTCGAACCCGACGGGCGGAGCGGTCCTCGGAACGCCCTCAACGGCGACGTTGACGATCGCCGACGACGTGACTGAGCCGGCCACCAGTCCCATCGACGATCCCGAAAACTTTGTGCGGCAGCATTATCACGACTTTCTTAATCGCGAGCCCGATCCGGCCGGCCTGGCGTTCTGGACCAACGAAATCACCTCTTGCGGCGCCAACGTGCAGTGCATAGAAGCGAAGCGCATCGCTGTCTCGGCGTCGTTCTTCCTCTCGATTGAGTTCCAGGATACGGGTTACCTGGTCGAGCGAATTTACAAAGCGTCATACGGCGACGCAACGGGCACCTCGAACATTGGATCGCCTCACACATTGCCTGTGCCCATCGTAAAATTTAGCGAGTTTATGCCCGACACGCAGAAGATCTCGCAAGGCGTAATTGTCCTTCAGCCTGGTTGGGAAACAGTGTTGGAGAACAACAAGCAGGCATTCGTCTCTGAGTTTGTGCAGCGGTCGCGATTCGCCACGGCTTATCCGACGACGCTGACGCCGGCGGCTTTTGTGGATGCGTTGTTCGCGAATGCCGGGGTGACTCCCTCGACCACGGACCGCGACGCGGCAATTAATGAGTTTGGAGTGGCGGTGAATACGGCGGATCTGGCGGCGCGAGGAAGGGCGCTGCGGCGGGTGGCCGAGAATTCGACGCTGAAGGCCAACGAGATGAACCGGGCCTTTGTGCTGATGCAGTACTTTGGATATCTGCGGCGCGACCCGAATGCCGCTCAGGATACAGACCATAGCGGCTATGACTTCTGGCTGACGAAGTTGAACCAGTTCAACGGCAACTTCATTCAGGCTGAGATGGTCAAAGCGTTTCTGTCGTCGATTGAATACCGGGAAAGATTTGGGCCGTGA
- a CDS encoding sigma-70 family RNA polymerase sigma factor — translation MTVPPQQDVTATLLEMSAGDSDAAAKLWPLVYDELRRLAAAFLRRERPNHTLQPTALVHEAYLRLIDQTRVDWKNRAHFCAVASEMMRRILVDHARKYLAAKRGGSETRISLDDAVSFPNDLEIDVVAVDEALLDLSRLDPQQGRLVELRFFGGLTLDETAEVMGISRSTVQREWDMAKAWLYNQLKKVSDNDT, via the coding sequence GTGACTGTCCCCCCTCAGCAAGATGTGACGGCGACTCTTTTGGAGATGAGCGCCGGCGACAGCGATGCGGCAGCGAAGTTATGGCCGCTGGTTTACGACGAGCTGCGGCGGCTCGCGGCCGCCTTCTTGCGCCGCGAACGGCCGAACCACACGTTGCAACCAACCGCGCTCGTGCACGAAGCCTACCTGCGCTTGATCGATCAAACTCGTGTTGATTGGAAAAACCGCGCTCACTTTTGCGCCGTGGCGTCTGAGATGATGCGGCGCATTCTGGTCGACCATGCCCGCAAATACCTCGCGGCAAAACGCGGCGGGTCGGAAACCAGAATCTCTCTCGATGACGCAGTCTCTTTTCCCAACGATCTCGAAATCGACGTGGTCGCAGTCGATGAGGCATTGCTCGATCTGTCACGCCTCGACCCGCAACAGGGCCGGCTGGTCGAGCTTCGTTTTTTTGGGGGGCTGACTTTGGATGAAACGGCTGAGGTTATGGGCATCTCGCGTTCGACCGTGCAACGAGAGTGGGACATGGCCAAAGCGTGGTTGTACAACCAACTTAAGAAGGTCTCGGACAATGACACCTGA
- a CDS encoding tetratricopeptide repeat protein — protein sequence MTPERYQKVKALFYAARKLEPQACADLLSDNCNGDSELRNAVEELLASAGKVEAFIEKPAYAVIAHTLAGDVTHSPVEGKRIGQYQVVRKLGEGGMGAVYLAQRADDLYQKQVAIKLIRRGFDNSELLRRFYTERQILAALDHPNIARLLDGGTTEDGVPYYVMEYVEGRPLLEYCDEQGVTNEGRLKLFRTVCSAVQHAHQNLIIHRDLKPNNILVTSDGNPKLLDFGIAKVFQPHAEAGAIEVTVTDLRVMTPEYASPEQIIGQPVTTASDIYSLGVIFYQLLTGQRPYRFRSHLPQDIAKAICETEPEKPSAALKSQSLENGNGQPGRKQTRQVEAGDRHLRGDLDNIALMALRKEPQRRYATVEQFSEDIRRHLQGLPVIARRDTFAYRTSKFVRRNRYGVMAAALVVGLLLAGVVGIIRQSRIVAAERDRARTEQVKAERINKFYQDMLARANSRWYAPGSGKKADVTVIDALNEASSRIEHELNDEPAVKAEILTTIGDTYGALGRPELSERPFQLALNLRRSLFANNHIKVAESLYYLAGAKSLTGKVEEAESLYKQALDIQRQRPSEGNNLPYMLLEYGALLKGKNDQAALSHYREALAIFQQRNGPEHITVGVARDYIGKLNLERGDFEKAEAEYREAIRLFGNEQNTYLAKLHERLGQILATKKIYHEAESQMRRALELYLLTYDGNDWNSVAVKMQLENIVCLKGQCPTAKAEMEKIFATQKTLLDPNSKEFSSLLFYLGIILTKNGEPKRAESYLRESIRIWSAIDPSKPSASLGNGLGECLLAQGRYAEAEPLLLAWHNAIKSDVPHSPRIKAATENLQKLYQEWGKPAKY from the coding sequence ATGACACCTGAGCGCTATCAAAAGGTGAAAGCTTTGTTCTACGCGGCGCGGAAACTTGAACCGCAGGCGTGCGCGGACCTGCTGTCAGACAATTGCAATGGCGACAGCGAGCTGCGCAATGCCGTTGAAGAACTACTGGCGTCTGCGGGCAAGGTCGAGGCTTTCATAGAGAAGCCTGCCTACGCTGTCATTGCTCATACGCTGGCGGGCGATGTGACGCACTCACCGGTCGAAGGCAAACGCATCGGCCAGTACCAGGTAGTGCGCAAGTTGGGCGAAGGCGGCATGGGGGCGGTCTATCTGGCCCAGCGCGCCGATGACCTCTATCAAAAGCAGGTAGCGATCAAGCTAATACGGCGAGGCTTTGATAATAGCGAGCTGTTAAGGCGTTTCTATACTGAGCGCCAGATTCTCGCCGCGCTGGATCATCCGAACATCGCCAGACTCCTTGACGGCGGGACCACGGAAGATGGCGTCCCGTATTATGTGATGGAATATGTTGAGGGACGGCCGCTGCTCGAATATTGCGACGAGCAAGGGGTCACGAACGAAGGACGACTGAAGCTCTTTCGCACCGTCTGTTCCGCGGTCCAGCATGCCCATCAGAATCTGATTATTCACCGCGATTTAAAGCCCAACAACATCCTCGTCACGAGCGATGGAAATCCCAAGTTGCTGGATTTCGGCATCGCCAAGGTCTTTCAACCTCATGCGGAAGCCGGAGCGATAGAGGTCACCGTTACCGACTTGCGCGTGATGACTCCGGAATATGCCAGTCCAGAACAGATCATCGGTCAGCCGGTTACCACGGCGAGCGATATCTATTCGTTGGGAGTGATTTTCTATCAACTGTTGACCGGTCAACGTCCCTATCGTTTTCGCAGCCACCTGCCACAGGACATTGCGAAAGCGATTTGCGAAACGGAACCCGAAAAGCCGAGCGCGGCCCTCAAAAGCCAGTCATTGGAAAACGGCAATGGCCAACCAGGCCGAAAACAAACCCGTCAAGTAGAAGCCGGGGACCGGCATTTACGAGGCGACCTGGACAATATTGCTTTAATGGCGCTGCGCAAGGAACCGCAGCGGCGTTACGCCACCGTCGAACAGTTTTCCGAAGACATCCGCAGGCATCTGCAGGGCCTGCCGGTCATCGCCCGCCGCGATACTTTCGCTTACCGGACCAGCAAGTTCGTCAGACGCAACCGCTACGGGGTCATGGCCGCCGCGTTGGTGGTGGGGCTTTTGCTCGCCGGCGTTGTCGGCATTATTCGTCAGTCCAGAATCGTAGCAGCCGAACGCGACCGGGCGCGAACCGAACAAGTCAAAGCCGAACGCATCAACAAGTTCTATCAGGACATGTTGGCGCGCGCCAACTCTCGCTGGTATGCACCCGGCAGCGGGAAAAAGGCCGATGTGACCGTTATCGACGCTTTGAATGAAGCCTCAAGCAGAATTGAACACGAACTGAACGACGAGCCGGCGGTGAAAGCCGAAATCCTGACGACAATCGGCGACACGTACGGAGCCTTGGGGCGGCCTGAGCTCTCCGAACGTCCATTTCAGCTGGCCTTGAATCTGCGCCGCAGTTTGTTCGCGAATAATCACATCAAGGTGGCTGAAAGCCTTTACTACCTGGCAGGAGCAAAATCCCTGACGGGGAAAGTCGAAGAAGCCGAGAGTCTCTACAAACAAGCGCTGGATATTCAGCGGCAGAGGCCTAGTGAAGGCAATAACCTTCCTTACATGTTGCTCGAATACGGCGCCTTATTGAAGGGTAAGAACGACCAAGCCGCACTTTCGCATTATCGTGAAGCGTTGGCGATTTTTCAGCAGCGCAACGGACCTGAGCACATTACGGTGGGCGTCGCACGTGATTACATCGGCAAACTTAACCTGGAGCGGGGAGACTTTGAGAAAGCCGAGGCGGAATATCGAGAAGCCATAAGGCTATTCGGAAACGAGCAGAATACTTATCTCGCCAAGTTGCACGAGCGATTGGGACAGATTCTGGCAACGAAGAAGATCTACCACGAAGCGGAGTCCCAGATGCGGCGAGCGCTGGAGCTTTATTTGCTCACCTATGATGGGAATGATTGGAACTCCGTCGCGGTGAAAATGCAGCTGGAGAATATAGTCTGCCTTAAAGGCCAATGCCCCACGGCGAAAGCCGAGATGGAAAAGATTTTCGCGACGCAGAAAACTCTCCTCGATCCGAACAGCAAGGAGTTTTCTTCGCTACTGTTTTACCTGGGCATCATTCTGACAAAAAACGGGGAGCCTAAACGAGCTGAGAGTTATCTTCGCGAATCGATACGGATCTGGAGCGCAATAGACCCATCGAAGCCTTCCGCATCTTTGGGCAATGGCCTCGGCGAGTGTTTACTTGCCCAGGGTCGTTATGCCGAGGCAGAGCCCTTGTTATTGGCGTGGCACAACGCAATCAAGAGTGACGTGCCACACAGTCCGCGAATCAAAGCCGCTACCGAAAATCTGCAGAAGCTCTATCAGGAATGGGGTAAGCCCGCAAAGTACTAG
- a CDS encoding DinB family protein, translated as MQDWLRDFRKTVESASDRLRTIDEAQAAQPRTEDHWSSKQILGHLIDSATNNHARFVLGQLKDDLVFPGYDQDDWVRTNHYQDAPWPQLVELWRTYNLHLHHVMSHADQAKLNTPCTLHTLQEIAFKTVPKAEPVTLEYLMKDYVDHLKHHLAQIFSDGDPA; from the coding sequence ATGCAAGATTGGCTTAGAGACTTTCGCAAGACGGTTGAGTCTGCCTCGGATCGTTTGCGCACGATTGACGAAGCGCAGGCGGCGCAGCCACGCACCGAAGATCACTGGTCGTCAAAACAAATACTCGGGCACTTGATCGACTCTGCGACCAACAACCACGCGCGTTTCGTGCTGGGACAGTTGAAAGATGATCTAGTGTTTCCCGGTTACGATCAGGACGACTGGGTACGCACGAACCACTATCAGGATGCGCCGTGGCCACAGCTCGTCGAACTTTGGCGCACTTACAATCTGCACCTGCACCATGTGATGTCGCACGCCGACCAGGCAAAGCTGAACACGCCGTGCACGCTGCACACTCTGCAGGAAATCGCTTTCAAGACCGTCCCTAAAGCGGAGCCGGTCACCCTCGAATATTTAATGAAAGACTACGTCGATCATTTGAAGCATCACCTGGCGCAGATTTTCAGCGATGGCGATCCCGCTTAA
- the purM gene encoding phosphoribosylformylglycinamidine cyclo-ligase yields MKPATYADAGVDIDAANRATEKIKELARRTFNARTLSDIGSFGGMFDGAFPGMRQPVLVASADGVGTKLKVAFETGVHNTVGRDLVNHCVNDILVQGARPLFFLDYVATGKLSPDVIASVIEGITDGCRENGCVLLGGETAEMPGFYSAGEYDVAGFIVGVVDREHIIDGQTIEAGDVILGLPSAGLHTNGYSLARKLFFEDAGYTVATHLDEAEGTAGEVLLRRHVSYLRPLEGLLDRGNIKGLAHITGGGLLENIPRILPEATNAEIQRGAWPALPVFNLLQRLGNIDESEMFRTFNMGIGMVVVCEPSEAAGIKTHIASTGEACYEVGRIVNGDRRVVLI; encoded by the coding sequence GCGCGCACCCTCTCCGACATCGGCAGCTTCGGCGGCATGTTCGACGGCGCCTTCCCCGGAATGCGTCAGCCTGTCCTCGTCGCTTCCGCGGACGGTGTCGGCACGAAACTTAAGGTCGCATTCGAAACCGGCGTGCACAACACAGTCGGGCGCGACCTGGTGAATCACTGTGTTAACGACATTCTGGTGCAGGGCGCGCGGCCGCTTTTCTTTCTCGATTACGTGGCGACGGGAAAACTCTCGCCCGATGTAATCGCCAGTGTGATCGAAGGCATCACCGACGGCTGTCGCGAAAACGGCTGCGTGCTGTTGGGCGGCGAGACTGCTGAGATGCCGGGTTTCTATTCCGCAGGCGAATACGACGTGGCCGGGTTCATCGTCGGCGTAGTCGATCGCGAACACATCATCGACGGGCAAACGATCGAAGCGGGCGACGTCATACTCGGTTTGCCGTCAGCCGGTTTGCACACGAACGGTTATTCGCTTGCGCGCAAACTTTTTTTCGAGGACGCGGGCTACACCGTCGCAACCCACCTGGATGAAGCCGAAGGCACGGCCGGCGAAGTGCTGCTGCGCCGGCATGTGAGTTACCTGCGCCCGCTCGAAGGCCTTCTCGATCGCGGCAATATTAAAGGACTCGCGCACATTACCGGCGGCGGCTTGCTCGAAAACATTCCGAGGATTTTGCCTGAGGCCACCAACGCCGAGATTCAACGCGGTGCGTGGCCGGCTCTTCCCGTGTTCAATTTGCTTCAGCGCCTCGGCAACATCGACGAGTCCGAGATGTTCCGCACATTCAACATGGGAATCGGCATGGTCGTCGTCTGTGAGCCCTCGGAAGCCGCCGGAATAAAAACACACATCGCATCGACAGGCGAAGCCTGCTATGAAGTCGGCCGCATCGTGAACGGTGACCGGCGCGTAGTTCTTATATAA